One genomic segment of Xyrauchen texanus isolate HMW12.3.18 chromosome 5, RBS_HiC_50CHRs, whole genome shotgun sequence includes these proteins:
- the LOC127644114 gene encoding 5-hydroxytryptamine receptor 4-like has translation MANSSEWTKGTNISLESDFELCATLRSSGSRVTLYVFIIAGIICTVVGNFLVVLAIAYFKQLQSTTNYFVMSLAVADFLVGLVVMPYSMVRTVEGCWYFGPTFCHLHSSLDVMLCTASIFHLSCIAFDRYYAVCNPLVYSFKMSLKRVALLIVVCWAVPLLISFGPILLGLHKLGVNVPLPENMCVFFVNRVYAVMASLVAFYLPMVTMLVAYWKIFKAAKRQAMQISAMEAQMAAGVGKDSSKKQKHRNSIRRERKAAKTLGIIMGVFLLFWLPFFTVNIVDPFIEYGTAGVIWDVFLWLGYINSSLNPFLYGFFNRSFRRAFLMIMGFRICLHGSIQGTDLSHSKKDANERTENQ, from the coding sequence ATGGCAAACTCCTCGGAATGGACGAAAGGGACTAACATTTCACTCGAGTCTGATTTTGAGCTCTGTGCCACGTTGAGAAGTTCTGGTTCCCGGGTCACACTCTATGTCTTCATCATCGCTGGGATCATCTGCACCGTTGTTGGCAACTTCCTGGTGGTGCTTGCCATTGCTTACTTCAAACAGTTGCAGTCTACCACTAACTATTTTGTAATGTCtctggctgtcgctgacttcctgGTGGGGTTGGTGGTCATGCCGTACAGTATGGTTAGAACAGTGGAAGGATGCTGGTATTTTGGCCCCACCTTTTGCCACCTACACTCCAGCTTGGATGTGATGCTCTGCACGGCATCTATCTTCCATCTGAGCTGCATCGCCTTTGACCGCTACTACGCTGTCTGCAACCCCCTTGTATATTCGTTTAAGATGTCCCTTAAGCGTGTGGCTCTACTTATTGTGGTTTGCTGGGCCGTGCCTTTACTGATCTCCTTTGGCCCTATCCTCCTTGGGTTGCACAAGCTTGGCGTGAACGTTCCTTTGCCTGAAAACATGTGCGTTTTTTTTGTGAACCGCGTTTATGCTGTCATGGCCTCCCTTGTTGCGTTCTACCTGCCGATGGTGACCATGTTGGTGGCATACTGGAAAATATTTAAAGCAGCCAAGCGGCAGGCTATGCAGATAAGTGCCATGGAGGCACAGATGGCCGCAGGTGTGGGCAAGGACTCAAGTAAGAAGCAAAAACACCGCAACTCAATAAGGAGGGAAAGAAAAGCTGCCAAAACTCTGGGCATCATCATGGGAGTTTTCCTTCTCTTCTGGCTCCCCTTCTTTACTGTCAATATCGTTGACCCTTTCATTGAGTATGGGACTGCTGGTGTAATATGGGACGTGTTCCTGTGGTTGGGGTACATCAATTCCTCCCTAAACCCTTTTCTCTACGGTTTCTTCAACCGCTCTTTCCGTAGGGCTTTCCTCATGATCATGGGCTTCAGAATTTGCCTTCATGGCTCAATACAAGGAACAGACCTCTCTCACTCGAAAAAAGATGCCAATGAGCGCACCGAGAATCAGTAG